In one Nicotiana sylvestris chromosome 8, ASM39365v2, whole genome shotgun sequence genomic region, the following are encoded:
- the LOC104213347 gene encoding uncharacterized protein codes for MVLIDLIFNYGDDWICNPQVLYPTKVQHIKKGYDPGLLSFADLVNEFVENLVYVGVQQLIIEGPCGTLYEIVGDEDHNVDEVGTNCNLSDIGSDSSTDADGCDTSFDNSTVDYHTIAQYFKRKLQDDPKYKVREMMADLKRIFELNVSHGKCKRAKRMVLETLEGSFTDEYNKLEAYAIALRESNPGSDIVINLSKNTLAEGKRRFLRMYICFQAMKMGFSLGFRPYIGVDVVDKETKATWIWFMELLKNSLNLKDGEGITFMSDMQKGLTEVVRTVLPKAHHRFCVKHIEANWCKSFNIGEHKKPLWWCAWYTYEEEFKDQLKKLGELKKEAVENQSVDNNLTESFNKWILDSRFKPIIKMLEDIRLKVMNMIRVHEDEVKTWAIDFNPKSMQLYNEYIQIGQCCKVNANGDNEYEVS; via the exons ATGGTATTAATTGACTTAATATTTAATTATGGCGATGACTGGATTTGCAACCCACAAGTGCTATACCCAACGAAAGTGCAGCACATTAAGAAAGGGTATGACCCAGGCCTTCTATCTTTTGCTGATTTAGTCAATGAGTTCGTAGAAAATCTGGTGTATGTAGGAGTTCAACAACTAATAATTGAAGGCCCTTGTGGTACACTTTATGAGATTGTAGGGGATGAGG ACCATAATGTGGATGAGGTTGGCACTAATTGCAACTTGAGTGATATAGGGTCTGACTCTAGTACTGATGCTGATGG TTGTGACACTTCATTTGATAATTCTACTGTTGACTATCACACAATAGCTCAATATTTTAAGAGGAAGTTACAAGATGATCCAAAATATAAGGTAAGGGAGATGATGGCTGACTTGAAGAGGATATTTGAGTTAAATGTTAGTCATGGGAAGTGCAAGAGGGCAAAGAGGATGGTATTGGAGACTCTAGAGGGCAGTTTTACTGATGAATACAATAAGCTTGAGGCTTATGCTATCGCATTAAGGGAAAGTAATCCTGGAAGTGATATTGTTAtcaatctttcaaaaaatacACTTGCTGAAGGGAAAAGAAGATTTCTTAGGATGTACATTTGCTTTCAAGCAATGAAAATGGGTTTTAGTTTGGGGTTTAGACCATATATTGGTGTTGATG TTGTTGACAAAGAAACAAAGGCAACCTGGATTTGGTTTATGGAATTACTAAAGAATTCCTTGAACCTCAAAGATGGTGAAGGGATCACTTTCATGTCAGACATGCAAAAG GGGTTAACTGAAGTTGTCAGAACTGTCCTTCCAAAAGCACACCACAGATTCTGTGTCAAGCATATTGAGGCCAACTGGTGCAAATCATTTAATATTGGAGAACACAAGAAGCCGCTTTGGTGGTGTGCATGGTACACATATGAAGAGGAATTTAAAGATCAACTAAAGAAATTAGGAGAATTGAAGAAGGAAGCTGTTGAG AATCAATCAGTTGATAACAACCTGACTGAATCCTTTAACAAGTGGATTCTGGATTCTAGATTCAAGCCAATAATTAAGATGTTGGAGGATATAAgactcaaggtcatgaacatgATTAGGGTACATGAAGATGAAGTGAAGACATGGGCTATTGATTTCAATCCAAAAAGCATGCAATTGTATAATGAGTATATACAGATTGGTCAATGTTGTAAAGTCAATGCCAATGGTGACAATGAGTATGAAGTGTCTTGA
- the LOC104213342 gene encoding formyltetrahydrofolate deformylase 1, mitochondrial, giving the protein MNFLHRVISPSSRSQVLRFAKRSFKTTQIPFGSIAYSTTSSSLVHGIHQFHCPDVVGILAKLSECIASRDGNILTADIFVPDHNHIFYSRSEFVFDPAKWPREQMDADFSKLAKMFNAMKSVVRVPDIDPKYKIAVLASKQEHCLVDLLHGWQDGRLPIHITSVISNHERGPNTHVIRFLERHGIPYYHLPTTKEDKREGEILEIVRDTDFLVLARYMQVLSGDFLKSYKKDIINIHHGLLPSFKGSNPSKQAFDAGVKLIGATSHFVSEELDAGPIIEQMVERVSHRDNLRTFIQKSEDVEKRCLAKAIKSYCELRILPYEESKTVVFRS; this is encoded by the exons ATGAACTTCCTCCATAGAGTAATATCCCCAAGCTCTCGTTCACAAGTTCTTAGATTTGCGAAAAGGTCCTTCAAAACTACACAAATCCCTTTTGGGTCCATTGCTTACTCCACCACCTCAAGCTCCTTGGTCCATGGCATTCATCAATTTCATTGCCCG GATGTGGTAGGAATACTTGCTAAACTATCGGAGTGCATAGCATCAAGGGATGGAAATATTCTCACTGCTGACATTTTTGTTCCTGACCACAACCATATCTTTTACTCCAGAag CGAGTTTGTCTTTGACCCTGCTAAATGGCCACGTGAGCAAATGGATGCAGACTTCTCTAAACTCGCTAAAATGTTCAATGCAATGAAGTCTGTTGTTCGGGTGCCTGATATCGATCCCAAATATAAGATCGCAGTTCTTGCTTCAAAGCAG GAACACTGTCTTGTGGACTTGTTGCATGGTTGGCAGGACGGACGGCTTCCCATTCACATAACTTCTGTAATAAG CAACCATGAGCGGGGTCCAAACACTCATGTGATTCGGTTTCTTGAGAGGCATGGAATTCCATACTATCATTTGCCAACGACCAAGGAGGATAAAAGAGAAGGAGAAATCTTGGAAATAGTTCGGGATACTGATTTTTTGGTGCTTGCTAGATACATGCAG GTATTGTCTGGAGACTTCTTAAAAAGCTATAAGAAAGATATCATTAATATTCACCATGGCTTGTTGCCATCATTCAAGGGCAGTAATCCATCTAAGCAG GCTTTTGATGCTGGCGTTAAGTTGATTGGGGCGACAAGTCACTTTGTTAGTGAAGAACTAGATGCAGGTCCAATCATTGAGCAAATG GTTGAAAGAGTTTCTCATAGAGATAATTTGCGGACTTTTATACAAAAGTCTGAGGATGTTGAGAAAAGGTGTCTTGCAAAAGCAATCAAATCATACTGTGAGCTGCGTATTTTGCCGTATGAGGAGAGCAAGACTGTTGTGTTTAGGTCCTGA
- the LOC104213341 gene encoding VAN3-binding protein — translation MEENYLLGWKKNDSDNWLVSVEEDEEMKADLPSLHQPQTPMEPMDFLSRSWSLSASELSKALAQKQKLHTFDRKFSVIPESVSPPPQLPGTKMSNSQNGRRTGGIVRWFHPKDSNSSIVKKKEKARLENAHMHAVLSVAGLAAALAAVTAAENSNGSSSKMSMALASATELLASHCLEMAESAGAEHDRVASVVRSAVDIHSASDLVTLTAAAATALRGEATLKSRLPKEARRNASISPCDKSMVEDQSFAAFPNDMDEHDSPFVDELVHITRKGVHRWKRVSVYINKKSQVVIKLKSKHVGGAFSKNNKCVVYEVCDGSDAWLFKKETESQDLYLGVKTAQGLLEFNCKNKSQKQKWVDRIQKLLDRVSLFEDTEGSMTMLNINKSI, via the exons ATGGAGGAAAACTATCTGTTGGGTTGGAAGAAGAATGATTCAGATAATTGGCTTGTGAGTGTAGAAGAGGATGAAGAGATGAAAGCCGATTTACCTTCTTTACATCAACCACAAACACCAATGGAGCCTATGGATTTCTTGTCAAGATCATGGAGTCTTTCTGCTTCTGAATTATCAAAAGCTCTTGCTCAGAAACAGAAACTCCATACTTTTGACAGGAAATTTAGTGTGATTCCTGAGTCAGTTTCTCCACCTCCACAACTG CCAGGAACCAAGATGTCGAATTCACAAAATGGGCGAAGAACCGGGGGGATTGTAAGGTGGTTCCATCCTAAGGATTCTAACAGTAGCATAGTCAAGAAGAAAGAAAAGGCGCGCCTAGAAAATGCGCATATGCACGCTGTCCTATCTGTAGCAGGACTAGCTGCAGCATTGGCTGCTGTAACAGCAGCAGAGAACTCGAATGGTTCAAGCTCAAAGATGAGCATGGCTTTAGCATCAGCTACCGAACTCTTGGCCTCACATTGCCTTGAAATGGCTGAATCAGCCGGGGCAGAACATGATCGTGTAGCCTCAGTTGTTAGATCAGCAGTGGACATACATAGTGCTAGTGATCTTGTCACACTCACAGCTGCAGCTGCCACAG CTCTGAGAGGAGAAGCAACTCTTAAGTCAAGATTACCAAAAGAAGCAAGGAGGAATGCATCTATAAGTCCATGTGACAAAAGCATGGTAGAAGATCAAAGTTTTGCTGCTTTCCCTAATGACATGGACGAACACGATTCCCCCTTTGTAGATGAATTGGTGCATATCACAAGGAAAG GTGTGCACCGATGGAAACGCGTGTCTGTATATATAAACAAAAAATCTCAG GTTGTAATCAAGTTGAAGAGTAAACATGTTGGTGGAGCTTTTTCTAAAAATAACAAAT GTGTTGTTTATGAAGTGTGTGATGGAAGTGATGCATGGTTGTTCAAGAAAGAGACTGAAAGTCAAGATTTGTACCTTGGAGTAAAGACGGCTCAGGGTCTTCTGGAGTTCAACTGCAAGAAcaaaagccaaaaacaaaaatGGGTTGATAGAATTCAGAAGCTTCTTGATCGAGTCAGTTTATTTGAAGATACCGAGGGCTCAATGACAATGTTGAACATTAACAAGAGCATTTGA
- the LOC104213340 gene encoding probable aquaporin TIP-type RB7-18C, producing MAKIAFGNYNDSVSAASIKAYLAEFIATLLFVFAGVGSAISYNKLTTDAALDPAGLVAVAVAHAFALFVGVSMAANISGGHLNPAVTFGLAVGGNITILTGFFYWIAQLLGSTVACLLLKFVTGGLAVPTHGVAAGLTGFEGVVMEIVITFALVYTVYATAADPQKGSLGTIAPIAIGFIVGANILAAGPFSGGSMNPARSFGPAVVSGDFSQNWIYWVGPLIGGGLAGLIYGDVFIGSHDPLPVSEDYA from the exons ATGGCGAAGATTGCCTTTGGTAACTATAATGACTCTGTTAGTGCAGCCTCAATCAAGGCATACCTAGCTGAATTCATTGCTACTCTTCTCTTTGTGTTTGCTGGTGTTGGATCTGCAATTTCTTACA ATAAGTTGACAACAGATGCAGCTCTAGACCCAGCTGGTTTAGTAGCAGTTGCGGTGGCTCATGCATTTGCATTGTTTGTTGGAGTTTCAATGGCAGCCAATATCTCAGGTGGCCATTTGAATCCAGCTGTCACCTTTGGATTGGCTGTTGGTGGCAATATAACTATCTTGACTGGTTTCTTCTACTGGATTGCCCAATTGCTTGGCTCTACAGTTGCTTGCCTTCTCCTCAAATTTGTTACTGGCGGATTG GCTGTTCCTACCCATGGAGTTGCTGCTGGGCTCACTGGATTTGAGGGAGTGGTAATGGAGATAGTCATTACCTTTGCACTTGTCTACACTGTTTATGCTACAGCAGCAGACCCCCAAAAGGGTTCCCTTGGAACAATTGCACCAATTGCAATTGGGTTCATTGTTGGAGCTAATATCTTGGCTGCTGGCCCATTTAGTGGTGGGTCAATGAACCCGGCTCGATCTTTTGGGCCTGCTGTGGTTTCTGGAGATTTCTCTCAAAACTGGATCTATTGGGTCGGCCCACTTATTGGTGGAGGATTAGCTGGGCTTATTTATGGTGATGTGTTTATTGGATCACATGATCCACTTCCAGTCTCTGAAGACTATGCTTAG
- the LOC104213339 gene encoding uncharacterized protein, which produces MNDIVIDENQRRVGKKENGSSWKCAYGYAQHRRCKSASDKNVAVSKGGDRQSVRKELNEPPVLLPSARSCKASPLHEFSKIISREAVPGHRVSLEKDIEQLQMRLQQEKSMRMVLERAMGRASSTLSPGHRHFAAQTKELIAEIELLEEEVANREQHVLSLYRSVFEECISRPSSEQSSVMTSPAHSKAESRKHPSIISSAFCSSKKFPLRTFQALAAINELGKRNLSQSKSRHASFYNSKANAHIQKSCSAHAKEQTSMEKAPLSRSLKDHLYQCPSKLSEEMVRCMAAVYCWLRSTDQSSSTEEKRSPLSSGSSTNVIIPKHDIKEDRDWFCKSTIEISWIATDKNKFSRASYAISNYRVLVEQLERTNISQMETNAKMAFWINLYNSLVMHAYLAYGVPQNSLRRLALFHKAAYNVGGQIISANAIEQSIFGLRTHRIGRWLETILSTALRKRSGEEKQLISSKFALQEFQPLVLFALCTGAFSDPMLKVYTALNIVEELEAAKREFLQANIVVKKSKRVFLPKVLERYAKEASIPADDLLNWVMENVEKKLRDSIHKCVEGRTNKKSSQIIEWLPYSSRFQYVISKDFTEKPWWA; this is translated from the exons ATGAATGATATAGTGATAGATGAAAATCAGAGAAGAGTTGGGAAGAAAGAAAATGGCAGTTCTTGGAAATGTGCATATGGTTATGCCCAACATAGGCGTTGCAAAAG TGCTTCCGACAAAAACGTTGCTGTATCAAAAGGCGGAGACAGACAATCTGTAAGAAAAGAGTTGAATGAACCACCT GTTTTGCTACCTTCAGCAAGGAGTTGTAAAGCAAGTCCATTACATGAATTCTCCAAAATTATTAGCAGAGAGGCAGTTCCAGGCCACAGAGTCTCCTTGGAAAAAGAT ATCGAGCAGCTACAAATGCGCTTGCAGCAAGAAAAATCAATGCGTATGGTGCTTGAGAGGGCAATGGGACGAGCTTCTAGCACCCTCTCTCCTGGACATAGGCATTTTGCTGCTCAG ACAAAAGAGTTGATAGCTGAGATTGAATTACTTGAAGAAGAGGTTGCAAACCGTGAGCAGCACGTCCTTTCTCTGTACAGGAGCGTTTTTGAAGAATGCATTAGCCGGCCTTCTTCTGAGCAAAGTTCGGTCATGACTTCTCCAGCACATAGTAAAGCTGAGTCTAGAAAACACCCAAGTATAATATCAAGTGCCTTTTGCTCATCCAAAAAGTTTCCTTTGCGGACATTCCAAGCTCTTGCTGCCATAAATGAATTGGGAAAAAGGAACTTGTCGCAGTCAAAATCAAGACATGCTTCATTTTATAATAGTAAAGCTAATGCACACATTCAGAAAAGTTGTTCAGCCCATGCTAAG GAGCAAACATCAATGGAGAAAGCTCCTCTGTCCCGAAGTCTTAAAGACCATCTTTACCAGTGCCCCAGTAAGTTGTCTGAGGAAATGGTAAGGTGCATGGCTGCAGTATACTGTTGGCTCCGTAGTACAGATCAGTCGAGCAGTACTGAAGAAAAGCGATCACCTTTGTCATCAGGGTCATCCACTAATGTGATAATTCCAAAGCATGATATTAAAGAAGACAGAGATTGGTTTTGCAAATCCACTATTGAAATATCTTGGATAGCAACAGACAAGAATAAATTCTCTCGTGCATCTTATGCCATCAGCAACTACAG AGTtttggtggagcaattggaaagAACAAATATCAGTCAGATGGAAACCAATGCCAAGATGGCATTCTGGATCAATTTGTACAATTCCTTAGTTATGCAT GCATATCTGGCATATGGAGTACCACAGAACTCTCTTAGGAGGTTGGCATTGTTTCACAAG GCTGCTTACAATGTTGGTGGCCAGATCATAAGTGCCAATGCCATTGAACAGTCGATTTTTGGCCTGCGTACGCATCGGATTGGACGG TGGTTGGAGACCATTCTGTCAACTGCTTTACGGAAAAGATCGGGCGAAGAAAAGCAACTCATCAGTTCAAAATTCGCCCTTCAAGAGTTCCAGCCCCTTGTTTTGTTTGCTCTTTGCACTGGCGCTTTTTCCGATCCCATG CTGAAAGTGTACACAGCCTTAAATATTGTGGAGGAATTGGAAGCGGCAAAAAGAGAGTTTCTACAGGCTAATATTGTTGTAAAGAAGTCAAAAAGGGTATTCTTACCTAAGGTTCTCGAAAGATATGCGAAGGAAGCAAGTATTCCAGCGGATGATCTTCTTAACTGGGTTATGGAAAACGTTGAAAAGAAGCTTCGCGATTCCATACATAAATGTGTTGAAGGAAGAACCAATAAAAAGTCATCTCAGATAATTGAATGGCTACCTTACTCTTCAAGATTCCAATATGTAATTTCAAAAGATTTTACAGAGAAGCCTTGGTGGGCATAG